A window of the Microvirga terrae genome harbors these coding sequences:
- a CDS encoding DUF2721 domain-containing protein gives MPYDPFSALSFITGPAILTNACAILQNGATTRYNLAVTQWREFRALIASGDDRLSLLYIDPERALSLAEQRIHLQLRALGLLSAGVALFAVTTVGGLLGAFLVQALSVPSGAVSLVMIVAGGAALAVMLAAVGALLREGACSRAMVRLHPLASKSPMQRTATPQAALGDEP, from the coding sequence ATGCCGTACGACCCCTTTTCGGCGCTGAGCTTCATCACCGGCCCGGCGATACTGACGAACGCCTGCGCGATTCTCCAAAACGGCGCGACCACGCGCTACAACCTCGCGGTCACGCAATGGCGCGAGTTTCGCGCGCTGATTGCGTCGGGCGATGACAGACTGTCGCTGCTTTACATCGATCCGGAACGCGCCCTGTCGCTCGCCGAACAGCGCATCCACCTGCAGCTCCGCGCGCTCGGCCTGCTGAGCGCGGGAGTCGCCCTGTTCGCGGTGACTACGGTCGGCGGGCTGCTAGGCGCCTTCCTCGTCCAGGCTCTGTCCGTGCCTTCCGGCGCGGTCAGCTTGGTCATGATCGTCGCCGGCGGCGCCGCGCTCGCGGTCATGCTCGCGGCGGTCGGCGCGCTCCTTCGCGAGGGCGCGTGCAGCCGCGCCATGGTCCGACTTCACCCCCTCGCGAGCAAGAGCCCGATGCAGCGCACCGCAACTCCGCAAGCCGCCCTCGGCGACGAACCCTGA
- a CDS encoding aldo/keto reductase: protein MLNPTPSRRLNIRLIHRALDARINFIDIANRDTAGESEETVGKALKCRRDSIVLADVGAAQEGRRAPCEMALRRPGSSTNGLLQS from the coding sequence GTGCTTAATCCAACGCCAAGTCGACGGCTGAACATTCGGCTCATCCACAGAGCGTTGGATGCAAGGATCAACTTCATCGACATCGCCAACCGCGATACAGCAGGTGAGTCTGAGGAGACCGTGGGCAAAGCTCTGAAGTGTCGTCGCGACAGCATCGTGCTGGCCGATGTGGGTGCAGCCCAGGAAGGGCGCCGAGCGCCTTGTGAAATGGCACTGAGGAGACCCGGCAGTTCAACAAATGGTCTTCTGCAAAGTTGA
- a CDS encoding RidA family protein encodes MSKRNAVFPAGRQALYEMHRYSAAIRSGDLLFVSGQVGSREDGSPEPDFAKQVELAFDNLSEVLKAAGGTFDDIVDVTTFHTDPEAQFGTVMSVKDNVFPNEPYPNWTAVGVNWLAGFDFEIKAIARIPAAV; translated from the coding sequence ATGTCCAAGCGCAACGCCGTCTTCCCTGCCGGCCGGCAGGCACTCTACGAGATGCACCGCTACTCTGCTGCTATCCGGTCCGGCGATCTGCTCTTTGTCTCAGGGCAGGTCGGCAGCCGCGAGGACGGCTCGCCTGAGCCTGACTTCGCAAAGCAGGTTGAGCTTGCTTTCGACAACCTCAGCGAGGTTCTGAAAGCGGCTGGCGGCACGTTCGATGACATCGTTGATGTGACCACATTCCATACCGATCCAGAGGCACAGTTCGGGACCGTCATGTCCGTCAAGGACAACGTGTTTCCTAACGAGCCGTATCCCAACTGGACGGCTGTCGGAGTGAATTGGCTCGCCGGCTTCGACTTCGAGATCAAGGCAATCGCGCGGATTCCAGCGGCCGTCTGA
- a CDS encoding type 1 glutamine amidotransferase domain-containing protein, with the protein MNNVLIVLSAADTWTRADGSAYESGVWAQEFVDLDEAFIRAGFRVDLASPGGIVPTMDKRSLDPRAVGKAVAERMRAYLAQNAQRIENPLVLAEIDVGHYDAIVVPGGHGPVEDLYKDPDMGRVLLEADRESKVIAAVCHGPAALLAARDENGRWPFAGRKMTSLSDEEEIEFGTAENAPWLLAETLRELGAHFEQGPNWSTHVVKDGNLFTGQNPQSSAALAEVVIAALR; encoded by the coding sequence ATGAACAATGTCCTAATCGTTCTTTCCGCCGCGGACACATGGACCCGTGCCGACGGATCGGCCTACGAATCCGGTGTCTGGGCCCAGGAGTTCGTCGACCTCGACGAGGCCTTCATCCGCGCTGGTTTCCGGGTCGATCTTGCCAGCCCTGGCGGCATCGTGCCGACGATGGACAAGCGCAGCCTCGATCCTCGGGCAGTGGGCAAGGCGGTGGCGGAGCGCATGCGCGCCTATCTCGCGCAAAACGCGCAGCGGATCGAAAACCCGCTTGTGCTCGCCGAGATCGATGTCGGCCACTACGACGCGATCGTCGTTCCGGGCGGGCACGGGCCGGTTGAGGACCTCTACAAGGATCCCGACATGGGTCGGGTGCTGCTCGAGGCCGACCGCGAGTCGAAGGTCATCGCCGCGGTGTGCCACGGTCCCGCGGCGCTGCTCGCGGCACGCGACGAGAACGGCCGCTGGCCTTTCGCCGGACGCAAGATGACCTCGCTGAGCGACGAGGAGGAGATTGAGTTCGGAACGGCCGAGAACGCCCCCTGGCTGCTGGCCGAGACGCTGCGCGAATTGGGGGCCCACTTCGAGCAGGGACCGAACTGGAGCACGCACGTCGTCAAGGACGGCAACCTGTTCACCGGTCAGAACCCGCAATCCTCGGCGGCTCTGGCCGAAGTGGTGATCGCGGCGCTGCGATAG
- a CDS encoding TetR/AcrR family transcriptional regulator, translating to MVTTNNSKRRGRPRRFDPQEALATAQHLFHARGYDAVSVADVTEALGINPPSFYAAFGNKAGLYSRVLEHWASTGAIPLRDILRPDRPVAEALAAVLEEAARRYAANCAAAGCLVLEGTRCNDPEAREAARAFNIAGEELIRDYVAARHPEDAARVTDFVSTTMSGLSAKARNGHGLDQLLATARLAGLALAQVLPA from the coding sequence ATGGTCACTACAAATAATTCCAAACGGCGGGGTCGGCCCCGGCGCTTCGATCCTCAAGAGGCGCTCGCCACCGCCCAGCATCTTTTCCATGCACGCGGCTACGATGCGGTCAGTGTCGCTGACGTTACCGAGGCGCTCGGCATCAACCCGCCGAGCTTCTACGCAGCGTTCGGCAACAAGGCCGGCCTTTACAGCCGTGTTCTCGAACACTGGGCCAGCACTGGGGCCATTCCACTGCGCGACATATTGCGACCGGACCGCCCCGTGGCCGAAGCCCTCGCCGCTGTACTGGAGGAAGCCGCCCGCCGCTACGCAGCCAATTGCGCGGCGGCGGGTTGCCTCGTGCTGGAAGGCACCCGATGCAACGACCCGGAGGCGCGCGAGGCGGCGCGCGCCTTCAATATCGCCGGGGAGGAACTGATCCGCGACTACGTCGCCGCGCGCCATCCGGAGGACGCCGCCCGTGTGACGGATTTCGTCAGCACGACCATGTCGGGTCTCTCCGCCAAGGCGCGCAATGGGCACGGCTTGGACCAGCTCCTTGCCACTGCCCGTCTCGCCGGCTTGGCCCTTGCGCAGGTCCTCCCCGCCTGA
- a CDS encoding SDR family NAD(P)-dependent oxidoreductase, producing MIDMIDTFAPGLFRGRTVLALGGTSGIGLGAARAFHDLGGQVVATGATEAECIAASDAFGSSGIDFTLLDVRDGAAIETLVAGLERLDVLVNAAGVIRRDAEHDPDVFAETIAINLTGTMRACTAAKPKLASARGCVVNIASMLTFFGGARVPGYAASKGGVGQLTKSLAAAWASDGIRVNAVAPGWIATPLTQALQDDPERAGPILARTPMGRWGTPDEVAAGIVFLASPAAGFVTGAILPIDGGYLTV from the coding sequence ATGATCGACATGATAGATACCTTCGCGCCGGGGCTCTTTCGTGGCCGGACAGTGCTGGCCCTCGGTGGCACAAGCGGGATCGGGCTCGGCGCGGCGCGGGCTTTCCATGATCTCGGCGGGCAAGTCGTGGCCACCGGCGCCACCGAGGCCGAGTGCATCGCTGCAAGTGATGCATTCGGTTCGAGCGGAATCGATTTTACTCTCCTCGACGTGCGCGACGGTGCTGCCATTGAGACGCTCGTCGCTGGGCTCGAGCGCCTCGATGTGCTCGTCAACGCCGCAGGCGTGATCCGGCGCGACGCGGAACATGATCCGGATGTCTTTGCCGAAACTATAGCTATCAATCTAACCGGCACGATGCGGGCCTGCACGGCGGCGAAACCAAAACTGGCGTCGGCGAGGGGCTGCGTTGTGAACATTGCCTCAATGCTCACCTTCTTCGGCGGGGCCCGTGTCCCGGGCTATGCGGCGTCAAAGGGCGGCGTGGGTCAGTTGACCAAGAGCCTGGCTGCCGCGTGGGCCAGTGACGGCATCCGCGTGAACGCCGTTGCACCTGGTTGGATCGCCACCCCGCTGACGCAGGCCCTTCAGGATGATCCGGAGCGGGCAGGTCCGATACTGGCCCGAACGCCCATGGGCCGCTGGGGCACGCCGGACGAGGTCGCTGCCGGGATCGTCTTCCTGGCCTCTCCCGCCGCGGGTTTCGTCACCGGCGCCATCCTGCCGATCGACGGCGGCTATCTGACTGTGTGA
- a CDS encoding AraC family ligand binding domain-containing protein, translated as MKVHKLSVADASFERSPGQDGEVWAGNLIDQHHGGPITIGYGRYGPNQSIDETLAVHDVMVVLEGSLSVTSSDGTVTAGPGEIVYMPKGEVVTIRSHAQGAITAYVTYPHWQEPLA; from the coding sequence ATGAAGGTTCATAAGTTGTCTGTCGCCGATGCATCGTTCGAGCGCTCGCCTGGCCAGGACGGGGAGGTGTGGGCAGGCAATCTGATAGACCAACATCACGGGGGACCTATCACCATTGGCTACGGTCGCTACGGGCCCAACCAGAGCATTGATGAGACTCTCGCCGTGCACGACGTGATGGTGGTTCTGGAGGGAAGCCTGTCGGTGACATCGAGTGACGGCACGGTCACTGCTGGTCCGGGCGAGATTGTCTATATGCCCAAGGGTGAAGTGGTCACCATCCGGTCGCATGCTCAGGGAGCAATCACCGCCTACGTCACATACCCGCATTGGCAGGAGCCGCTGGCATAA
- a CDS encoding SDR family NAD(P)-dependent oxidoreductase yields MITTSIITGGSRGLGRNTAISIARRGGDVIFTYRSDAEQAQEVVAEIEALGQRAAALQLDVGDIAALPAFVERIRALLQSWDRGNFDHLVNNAGHGEMASFAETTEAQFDRLFDVHVKGVFFLTQALLPLLADGGRIVNFSSGLTRVSYPGFSAYSAAKGAIEILTLYMAKELGSRGITANVIAPGAIETDFLGGAVRDTPEYNEAFANMIALGRVGVPDDIGPAIASLLGRDNRWVTAQRIEVSGGQNI; encoded by the coding sequence ATGATCACCACTTCGATCATTACGGGCGGCAGCCGCGGCCTCGGCCGCAACACCGCCATAAGCATAGCCCGTCGCGGCGGCGACGTGATCTTCACCTACCGCAGCGATGCCGAGCAGGCGCAGGAAGTGGTCGCGGAAATCGAGGCGCTCGGCCAAAGGGCCGCCGCGCTGCAGCTCGATGTCGGCGACATCGCCGCGCTTCCGGCGTTCGTCGAGCGTATTCGCGCGCTGCTCCAGTCGTGGGATCGCGGGAACTTCGACCACTTGGTGAACAACGCCGGGCACGGCGAGATGGCGAGCTTCGCCGAAACCACGGAGGCGCAGTTCGACCGGCTCTTCGACGTGCACGTAAAGGGCGTTTTCTTCCTCACCCAGGCGCTGCTCCCGCTACTCGCCGACGGCGGGCGAATCGTCAACTTCTCGTCGGGCCTGACCCGCGTCTCTTACCCGGGCTTCTCGGCCTATTCGGCCGCGAAAGGGGCGATCGAGATACTCACGCTCTACATGGCCAAGGAGCTCGGCAGCCGCGGCATCACTGCAAACGTCATCGCCCCGGGTGCGATCGAGACCGACTTCCTCGGCGGGGCGGTACGCGACACGCCCGAATACAACGAGGCCTTCGCCAATATGATCGCGCTCGGCCGCGTCGGCGTGCCCGACGACATCGGCCCGGCCATCGCGAGTCTGCTCGGCCGCGATAACCGCTGGGTCACGGCGCAGCGGATCGAAGTGTCGGGCGGCCAGAACATCTGA
- a CDS encoding site-specific integrase has protein sequence MITSLPLDEWPATDPLAWLRACELGAGWRRGSAASRWTPITREDLERRYGYFHESLRERGALDFQAGAGRLITPENVDCYIERVHSGWTSVTLAGSVYKLRTIARILAPASDLEWLTGIAKDLDLVAYPLERFDRVVLSEVLITAGLTLVTEAQASRRRRPIWRAGQIRDGLMVAMLAYCPIRLKNFSELELGHSFAREQDRRTIKLPGPNVKNRRADLRLIRERLNPAIGLYLTWARPRLMRHTDEFMIGDEQSKLLTGPLWVGQYGEALSYGSVERRIMETTKSVIGRALSPHDFRRSGAFTAWYRAGAEPHLASGLLQHDEELVDENYNLASSLEVADLFGGWIDNIAGS, from the coding sequence ATGATCACCTCCTTGCCCCTTGACGAATGGCCTGCTACCGACCCCCTCGCATGGCTTCGGGCGTGCGAGCTTGGTGCGGGTTGGAGACGCGGGAGCGCGGCGTCCCGATGGACGCCGATCACCCGAGAGGATCTTGAGCGCCGTTACGGCTACTTCCACGAGTCGCTCCGGGAACGCGGCGCTCTCGATTTTCAGGCCGGAGCAGGTCGGCTGATTACGCCTGAGAACGTTGACTGCTACATCGAGCGCGTCCACTCTGGCTGGACCTCTGTGACCCTGGCCGGCTCAGTGTACAAGCTGCGAACCATAGCGAGGATCCTAGCGCCTGCTTCGGATCTTGAGTGGCTAACCGGGATCGCCAAAGACCTAGACCTTGTCGCCTACCCGCTGGAGCGGTTTGATCGTGTCGTCCTCTCCGAGGTCCTGATCACGGCAGGCCTCACGCTTGTCACGGAAGCCCAGGCAAGTCGCAGGCGGCGACCAATCTGGCGGGCGGGTCAGATCCGTGACGGGCTTATGGTCGCCATGCTGGCTTACTGCCCCATTCGGCTGAAGAACTTCTCGGAGCTCGAACTCGGCCACAGCTTTGCGCGTGAGCAGGACCGCCGGACGATCAAACTGCCGGGCCCAAATGTCAAGAACAGGCGGGCTGATCTCCGCCTTATCCGAGAACGCCTCAATCCTGCAATCGGTTTGTATCTCACCTGGGCAAGACCACGGCTGATGCGGCACACCGACGAGTTCATGATCGGGGATGAACAAAGCAAGTTGCTTACTGGTCCACTTTGGGTCGGGCAGTATGGCGAGGCACTCAGCTATGGCAGTGTCGAACGAAGGATTATGGAGACTACGAAGTCCGTCATTGGACGAGCTCTCAGCCCACACGATTTCCGGCGAAGTGGGGCTTTCACCGCTTGGTATCGAGCAGGAGCCGAGCCGCATCTGGCGAGCGGCTTGTTACAGCACGACGAGGAACTCGTCGACGAGAATTACAATCTTGCCAGCAGTCTGGAAGTTGCTGACCTGTTCGGTGGATGGATCGACAACATAGCCGGATCCTGA
- a CDS encoding 2,4'-dihydroxyacetophenone dioxygenase family protein, which yields MSQSDPVPPPANDKWIPYRHPQPKDSPPELVVPNAIPTDERIWVPVEKNVWFRPLLLAASRGYWMNLLRVRKSGVLSCHRHPQPVHAFVLKGEWRYLEHDWVATEGSYAYEAPGETHTLVVEPHVEEMITLFQVNGAMIYVDPDGKAVGFDDVFTRIDKCRAHYSRNGLGADYIDQFIR from the coding sequence ATGAGCCAATCGGATCCGGTCCCCCCGCCTGCGAATGACAAGTGGATTCCTTACCGCCACCCGCAGCCGAAGGATTCGCCGCCGGAACTGGTGGTCCCGAACGCGATCCCAACGGACGAGCGCATCTGGGTGCCCGTCGAGAAGAATGTCTGGTTCCGCCCTCTCCTCCTGGCGGCCTCCCGCGGATATTGGATGAACCTGCTGAGAGTCCGAAAGTCGGGCGTGCTCTCATGCCACCGGCACCCGCAACCCGTCCATGCCTTCGTGCTCAAGGGCGAATGGCGCTACCTCGAGCACGACTGGGTGGCGACGGAGGGCTCCTACGCCTATGAAGCGCCGGGGGAGACCCATACCCTCGTGGTTGAACCTCATGTAGAGGAGATGATCACGTTATTCCAAGTGAATGGCGCCATGATCTATGTCGACCCGGATGGCAAGGCCGTCGGGTTCGACGACGTGTTCACGCGCATTGACAAATGCCGGGCCCATTATAGCCGGAACGGCCTAGGGGCGGACTACATCGACCAATTCATCCGATGA
- a CDS encoding LysR substrate-binding domain-containing protein: MELRHLRYFVAVAEEGSLTVAAEKRLHTAQPSLSRQLRDLELEVGTQLFVRTSRGVVLTAAGQAFLDHARLALGQAAEAVAAARRAVRPAKASFSVGFLTGQEVEWLSHVTQVLRDQLKDIDFRVTSDFSPAIAAAVQRGELDLGFSRIEPQPDVTYKVIAEEPIVAILPREHPLAERSEIDPADLDQVPFIGYSDTPHVLRSIVERYLRERGVAVAPSHFLDGFATGISLVASTGGLTLLPAYVERLLPQSVVSRPLVGSPPMIEIAAGYRADNLSPVLASFLQNIDQLIASRSAMIRRSFPP; the protein is encoded by the coding sequence ATGGAACTTCGTCATCTTCGATACTTCGTCGCCGTCGCCGAGGAAGGCAGCCTGACGGTTGCCGCCGAGAAGCGCCTGCACACCGCACAGCCTTCCTTGAGCCGCCAGCTACGCGACCTCGAGCTTGAGGTCGGCACCCAGTTGTTCGTCCGCACCTCGCGTGGGGTTGTGCTCACGGCAGCAGGGCAGGCTTTCCTCGACCATGCGCGGCTGGCGCTCGGGCAAGCGGCCGAAGCGGTCGCCGCTGCTCGGCGTGCGGTCCGACCGGCCAAGGCCAGCTTCTCGGTCGGTTTTCTGACGGGCCAGGAAGTCGAGTGGCTGTCGCACGTGACCCAGGTCTTGCGCGATCAGCTCAAGGATATTGACTTTCGCGTCACCAGCGACTTCTCGCCCGCCATTGCCGCCGCCGTGCAGCGCGGTGAACTAGATCTCGGCTTCTCGCGCATCGAGCCCCAGCCCGACGTCACCTACAAGGTGATCGCCGAGGAGCCGATCGTGGCTATTCTGCCGCGCGAGCATCCGCTCGCCGAACGTTCCGAGATCGACCCGGCCGACCTCGATCAGGTTCCCTTCATCGGCTATTCGGATACCCCTCATGTCCTGCGGAGCATCGTCGAGCGTTACCTGCGCGAGCGCGGCGTGGCGGTGGCGCCGAGCCACTTTCTCGATGGATTCGCGACGGGCATATCGCTCGTCGCGTCCACAGGGGGCCTCACGCTTCTCCCGGCGTATGTCGAACGGCTGCTGCCCCAGTCAGTCGTGAGCCGGCCGCTGGTGGGAAGCCCTCCGATGATTGAAATCGCCGCCGGCTACCGAGCTGACAATCTGTCGCCCGTGCTAGCGAGCTTCTTGCAGAATATCGACCAACTCATCGCTTCTCGTTCTGCCATGATCAGGCGTAGTTTCCCGCCATAG
- a CDS encoding tripartite tricarboxylate transporter permease: MMNELIEAFRLVLAPDVLIAILLSSIYGLVIGSLPGLSATMATALLVPVTFYLSPIAAVATIIAASAMAIFSGDIPGCLLRIPGTPASAAYTDEAYALTRKGQAEVALGAGLWFSALGGIAGTISLVVMAPALAELALNFSTFEYFWLAFLGLMCATLVARSSPVKAIASMLLGLLIACIGMENPGGVPRFTFGITELLGGVEAIPALVGVFAVSEVIRAMVSPEPPPLPRRKFGSILSGQLDLTRKYWRQMTRGNIVGIIIGVLPGAGADMAAWVSYAMSKRFSKEPKKFGTGHPEGLVEAGASNNASLASGWVPSLLFGIPGDTITAIAIGVLYMKGLNPGPTLFTERASSMYALYIIFVLANILMIPLGIVMIRAASSVLRAPRATVMPVILVCCAVGAFATGNNLFAVVLVAAFGAIGYVMENNGYPVAAMVLGIVMGTMVEQSFVTSLIKSDGSLLPFFDRPVSAVLAAMTIGALLWPVFIWSWKRIRPRQQGQAL; encoded by the coding sequence ATCATGAACGAACTCATTGAAGCCTTCCGTCTCGTCCTCGCGCCAGATGTGCTGATCGCGATCCTGCTGTCGTCGATCTATGGCCTCGTGATCGGATCGTTGCCCGGGCTTTCGGCTACAATGGCGACCGCACTGCTCGTGCCCGTGACCTTCTATCTCTCTCCGATCGCGGCGGTCGCCACGATCATCGCCGCTTCAGCCATGGCGATCTTCTCGGGAGATATTCCGGGCTGTCTGCTGCGCATTCCCGGAACACCTGCGTCCGCCGCTTACACGGACGAGGCCTATGCATTGACCCGGAAGGGTCAGGCAGAAGTCGCTCTCGGTGCAGGCCTGTGGTTCAGCGCGCTTGGAGGAATCGCCGGAACGATCTCCCTCGTCGTGATGGCGCCCGCGCTCGCAGAGCTCGCACTGAATTTCTCGACATTCGAGTATTTCTGGCTCGCCTTTCTGGGCCTGATGTGCGCCACATTGGTCGCGCGGTCGTCCCCCGTGAAGGCCATCGCCAGCATGTTGCTCGGGCTTCTCATTGCGTGCATCGGCATGGAAAATCCCGGCGGCGTGCCTCGCTTCACATTCGGGATCACGGAACTCCTTGGCGGCGTCGAGGCGATTCCGGCCCTGGTCGGCGTCTTTGCAGTCTCCGAGGTGATCCGCGCCATGGTGTCACCCGAACCGCCTCCCCTGCCGCGTCGCAAGTTCGGAAGCATTCTGTCCGGTCAACTCGACCTCACCCGGAAATACTGGCGTCAGATGACTCGGGGCAATATCGTCGGCATCATCATCGGCGTTCTGCCGGGAGCCGGCGCGGATATGGCGGCCTGGGTTAGCTATGCGATGTCGAAGCGGTTCTCCAAGGAGCCGAAGAAATTCGGCACCGGTCATCCCGAAGGCCTCGTCGAAGCGGGGGCAAGCAACAATGCGAGCCTGGCCAGTGGCTGGGTGCCTTCCCTGCTATTCGGCATCCCCGGTGATACGATCACCGCGATCGCCATCGGCGTTCTGTACATGAAGGGGCTCAATCCCGGCCCGACTCTCTTCACAGAGAGAGCCTCGAGCATGTATGCGCTCTACATCATCTTTGTTCTTGCCAATATTCTGATGATTCCCCTCGGGATCGTCATGATCCGCGCGGCGAGTTCCGTTCTGCGGGCTCCCCGAGCGACAGTGATGCCGGTGATCCTCGTCTGTTGCGCCGTAGGGGCCTTCGCGACGGGGAACAACCTGTTCGCAGTCGTTCTCGTGGCAGCCTTCGGCGCTATCGGCTACGTGATGGAGAACAACGGCTATCCCGTCGCCGCAATGGTGCTCGGCATCGTGATGGGCACCATGGTCGAACAGAGCTTTGTCACGTCGCTCATCAAGTCCGACGGAAGCCTGCTGCCATTCTTCGATCGTCCCGTCTCGGCTGTTCTGGCAGCAATGACCATAGGCGCGCTACTGTGGCCCGTTTTCATCTGGTCTTGGAAGCGCATCCGACCTCGGCAACAAGGGCAGGCGCTGTGA
- the bdcA gene encoding SDR family oxidoreductase, whose product MGLFEGKSVLVLGGSRGIGAAIVRRFRADGAQVTFTYAGSHEAAQQLAAETGSTAVLTDSADRDAVIARVRDSSPVDVLVVNAGFALFGDALEQDPDAIDRLFRVNVHAPYHASVEAARQMPNGGRIIVIGSVNGDRMPVPGMASYALSKSALQGMARGLARDFGPRGITINIVQPGPIDTDANPEGGPMRDLMHSFMAIKRHGRPEEVAGMVAWLAGPEAGFVTGAMHTIDGAFGA is encoded by the coding sequence ATGGGTCTGTTCGAAGGAAAGTCAGTTTTGGTGCTCGGCGGCAGCCGTGGGATTGGAGCCGCGATCGTGCGGCGCTTCAGGGCCGACGGTGCGCAGGTAACCTTCACCTATGCCGGATCGCATGAGGCGGCGCAGCAGCTGGCGGCCGAAACGGGCAGCACGGCCGTCCTGACCGACAGTGCCGACCGGGACGCAGTGATTGCGCGGGTGCGGGACAGCAGTCCCGTGGACGTGCTGGTTGTGAATGCTGGGTTCGCCCTGTTCGGCGACGCACTGGAGCAGGACCCGGACGCGATAGACCGCCTGTTTCGCGTCAACGTCCACGCTCCCTATCACGCTTCGGTCGAGGCCGCGCGGCAGATGCCGAACGGTGGGCGGATCATTGTGATCGGTTCGGTGAACGGCGATAGGATGCCCGTCCCGGGCATGGCATCCTACGCGCTCAGCAAGTCGGCCCTGCAGGGCATGGCGCGTGGCTTGGCGCGGGACTTTGGACCACGCGGCATCACGATCAACATCGTACAACCTGGACCGATCGATACCGACGCAAACCCCGAAGGCGGGCCGATGAGGGACCTGATGCACAGCTTCATGGCCATCAAGCGCCACGGGCGACCCGAGGAGGTTGCTGGGATGGTGGCTTGGCTGGCGGGTCCGGAGGCGGGCTTTGTGACGGGGGCGATGCACACCATCGACGGCGCGTTCGGCGCCTAG
- a CDS encoding tripartite tricarboxylate transporter TctB family protein, with translation MQLSDRITGSFVATLGVLSAYGGSRLPPVPGQDIGPSAFPIVIGIGLILCGVLIALGIGHSFEEEAEADLAAVEGPSQHAQTTKPLIYRLRALLPPGLLLFYVVAVDRLGFVPTAAVMIFVGALAFGAKLRVALPLAAIAPIAIHLIFYKLLRVPLPAGLLPMPW, from the coding sequence ATGCAGTTGTCTGACCGTATCACCGGTTCGTTTGTCGCCACGTTAGGAGTGCTGTCCGCCTATGGCGGCTCAAGGCTTCCTCCCGTGCCAGGTCAGGATATCGGACCCAGCGCGTTTCCGATTGTCATCGGCATCGGTCTCATCCTGTGCGGTGTCCTCATTGCCCTTGGAATCGGGCACAGCTTCGAAGAGGAAGCCGAGGCTGATCTTGCGGCTGTCGAAGGTCCTTCGCAACACGCGCAAACGACGAAGCCTCTGATCTATAGGCTTCGTGCATTGCTGCCGCCGGGTCTGCTTCTGTTTTACGTGGTTGCCGTCGATCGCCTCGGGTTCGTCCCGACGGCGGCTGTCATGATCTTTGTAGGTGCCCTCGCCTTCGGCGCCAAGCTGCGAGTGGCATTGCCGCTGGCGGCGATCGCTCCGATCGCAATTCACCTGATCTTCTACAAGCTCCTGCGTGTCCCGCTGCCTGCCGGTCTGCTCCCGATGCCGTGGTGA